One Thermoanaerobacter pseudethanolicus ATCC 33223 DNA window includes the following coding sequences:
- a CDS encoding Mini-ribonuclease 3 yields MEKSMMGFLENTELLTKEGVLSLSPLVLAFIGDAVYSLYIRTKIVAQKNQPVNFLHKETVKYVKAKAQAESVKRIYDLLSEEEKDIVRRGRNMKSNTTPKGVEVQAYRYATGFEALLGYLYLAGEFERLKNILELSVQVIEE; encoded by the coding sequence ATGGAAAAGAGTATGATGGGGTTTTTGGAAAATACAGAGTTACTTACGAAGGAGGGGGTGTTAAGTTTATCCCCCCTTGTTTTAGCTTTTATTGGAGATGCTGTGTATAGTTTATACATTCGCACCAAAATTGTGGCCCAAAAAAATCAGCCTGTTAATTTTTTGCACAAAGAGACAGTTAAGTACGTAAAAGCCAAAGCTCAGGCAGAATCTGTAAAAAGAATTTATGATCTTCTCTCAGAAGAGGAAAAAGATATAGTTAGAAGAGGAAGGAATATGAAGTCTAATACTACACCTAAAGGAGTAGAAGTACAGGCCTATAGATATGCTACGGGATTTGAAGCTTTGCTAGGTTATCTATATCTTGCAGGAGAATTTGAAAGATTAAAAAACATTCTTGAGCTTTCTGTACAAGTTATTGAAGAATAG
- the rlmB gene encoding 23S rRNA (guanosine(2251)-2'-O)-methyltransferase RlmB, producing the protein MEEQNVIFGRNPVIEAIKSGKEIEKIYVSKTAGGNISKIINFAKEAGIVVSTTDNDTLSKLAGSQNHQGVVALSAVYKYFEVDDLLEYAEQKKEKPFLLILDEITDPHNLGAIIRSAEAFGVHGIIIPKRRAVGVNATVVKTSAGAVEHMRIAKVSNINNTIRDLKERGLWIVGTDVNAEKSFEELNYDFPVAFVIGNEGKGVSKLVLQNCDFVVKIPMKGKINSLNASVAASILIYQVVSKRKDKA; encoded by the coding sequence ATGGAAGAGCAGAATGTAATTTTTGGTAGAAATCCAGTAATCGAAGCTATAAAAAGTGGGAAGGAAATTGAAAAAATATATGTTTCTAAAACAGCAGGAGGAAATATTTCAAAGATAATAAATTTTGCCAAAGAAGCAGGTATTGTAGTTTCTACTACTGATAATGATACTTTAAGTAAACTAGCCGGTAGTCAAAATCACCAAGGGGTCGTAGCTTTATCTGCTGTCTATAAATACTTTGAAGTAGATGACCTTTTGGAATATGCTGAACAAAAGAAAGAAAAGCCTTTTTTGTTGATATTAGATGAGATAACTGACCCTCACAATTTAGGTGCGATTATAAGAAGCGCAGAGGCTTTTGGGGTCCATGGGATAATAATTCCAAAAAGGCGGGCAGTAGGAGTTAATGCTACTGTTGTAAAAACTTCTGCTGGAGCAGTAGAACATATGAGAATAGCAAAAGTATCAAATATTAACAATACAATACGAGATTTAAAAGAAAGAGGCTTGTGGATTGTTGGAACGGATGTAAATGCGGAAAAAAGTTTTGAAGAGCTGAATTATGATTTTCCTGTTGCTTTTGTCATTGGGAATGAAGGAAAAGGGGTTTCGAAATTAGTTTTACAAAATTGTGATTTTGTAGTCAAAATCCCCATGAAGGGTAAGATAAACTCTTTAAATGCTTCTGTAGCAGCCTCCATTTTAATTTATCAAGTAGTTTCAAAAAGAAAAGATAAGGCGTGA
- a CDS encoding NYN domain-containing protein: protein MSLYMLVDGYNVINNWQILKEEAQKNLEDARDKLIDMLADFKGYSGINIILVFDAMYVKGSLEKHEEISGIEVVYTREGESADHFIELKVVELAKKEQVIVVSSDWTVQQVVLAHGAIRMSARELYEEMNKYIESHKKSYVNTIYKDNLEERLDNEIVKKLRKMAENS, encoded by the coding sequence ATGTCCTTGTACATGTTGGTGGATGGTTATAATGTAATAAATAATTGGCAGATACTAAAAGAAGAAGCGCAAAAAAACTTGGAAGATGCGCGGGACAAGTTAATAGATATGTTGGCTGATTTTAAAGGATATTCGGGGATAAATATAATATTAGTTTTTGATGCAATGTATGTAAAAGGAAGTCTAGAAAAACATGAAGAAATTAGTGGTATTGAGGTCGTTTACACAAGAGAAGGCGAATCGGCAGATCATTTTATAGAGTTAAAAGTAGTGGAATTAGCGAAAAAGGAGCAAGTAATTGTGGTAAGTTCCGATTGGACTGTGCAGCAGGTGGTTTTAGCTCATGGTGCAATAAGAATGTCTGCAAGAGAGCTTTACGAGGAAATGAATAAATATATTGAAAGCCATAAAAAAAGCTATGTGAATACAATTTATAAAGACAATTTGGAAGAGCGACTTGATAATGAAATAGTAAAAAAACTGCGCAAAATGGCAGAAAACAGTTAA
- the rplJ gene encoding 50S ribosomal protein L10: protein MGTAKEKKQQIVAEFKDKLSQAQTVIFSNFSGLTVEDDTILRRKFREANSEYKVYKNTLMTIAAKELGYGDDLIKYFEGPTSVAFGYDDPVAPAKVLVEFMKDHKGIELKAGLVNGKLVTVEEIKALAELPSREELVAKALGSMKAPITNLVFVLSGTLRSLLYALNAVKEKKQAEA from the coding sequence GTGGGCACAGCAAAAGAGAAAAAGCAACAAATCGTAGCAGAGTTTAAAGACAAATTGTCACAAGCACAAACAGTGATTTTTTCAAACTTTAGTGGCTTGACTGTAGAAGATGATACTATATTAAGACGCAAATTTAGAGAAGCTAATTCTGAGTACAAAGTCTACAAAAATACTTTAATGACTATTGCAGCTAAGGAACTAGGCTATGGAGATGATTTAATTAAATATTTTGAAGGGCCAACTTCTGTAGCTTTTGGATATGATGACCCTGTTGCGCCTGCTAAAGTTCTTGTGGAATTTATGAAAGACCACAAGGGAATTGAGTTAAAAGCAGGTCTTGTAAATGGGAAGTTAGTGACAGTTGAGGAAATTAAGGCTTTGGCAGAGCTTCCTTCAAGAGAAGAGCTTGTGGCGAAAGCTTTGGGCAGCATGAAAGCTCCTATTACCAACCTCGTTTTCGTGTTGTCTGGCACGTTGAGAAGCCTGCTTTATGCTTTAAATGCAGTGAAAGAGAAAAAGCAAGCTGAAGCTTGA
- the rpmG gene encoding 50S ribosomal protein L33, whose product MRVKITLACTECKNRNYHTTKNKKNDPDRLELMKYCKFCKKHTLHRETK is encoded by the coding sequence TTGAGAGTAAAAATTACGTTGGCATGTACTGAGTGTAAAAATAGAAACTACCATACGACAAAAAATAAGAAGAATGACCCTGATAGGTTAGAATTAATGAAATATTGCAAATTCTGCAAAAAGCATACCTTGCATAGAGAGACTAAGTAG
- the cysS gene encoding cysteine--tRNA ligase has protein sequence MKLYNTLSRTKEEFEPLNDKIVNMYVCGPTVYNYIHIGNARAFIVFDTVRRYLEYKGYKVNYVQNFTDIDDKIIKRAQEENVTTKEVAEKYIEEYFIDADNLGIKRATVHPKATEHIEDIIEFIKILIDKGYAYVVNGNVYFETAKFKDYGKLSHKNIEELQAGARIEINEEKKNPLDFVLWKAQKPGEPAWDSPWGKGRPGWHIECSVMSTKYLGKTLDIHAGGPDLVFPHHENEIAQSEAAYGQPFSKYWMHIGYLNINNEKMSKSKGNFFTVREITEKYNPEVLRLFMLMAHYRSPINFSLDLMEQAKSAYERLLNAVANLKHLLTVCKDRELNEEEKRIKEKFEEYKKEFEDAMDDDFNTADAISVLFEMSKTANTNISGNSSKKLVEYILDIFLKLSEILGLSYRGVETELNDEEILALIEERQKARKEKNWKLADEIRDRLREKGIILEDTPEGVRWKRV, from the coding sequence ATGAAGCTGTATAATACTCTTTCAAGGACAAAAGAAGAATTTGAACCTTTAAATGATAAGATAGTGAACATGTATGTTTGTGGACCTACTGTATATAATTACATCCACATAGGAAATGCAAGGGCTTTTATTGTATTTGATACAGTGAGAAGATATTTAGAATATAAAGGTTATAAAGTAAATTACGTTCAAAATTTTACTGATATTGACGATAAAATAATTAAAAGAGCCCAAGAAGAAAATGTTACTACAAAAGAAGTAGCGGAAAAATATATAGAAGAATATTTTATAGATGCAGATAATTTGGGTATAAAAAGAGCAACAGTTCATCCTAAAGCGACAGAGCATATAGAAGATATAATCGAATTTATAAAGATTTTAATCGACAAAGGATATGCTTATGTGGTAAATGGAAATGTTTATTTTGAAACTGCGAAATTTAAGGATTATGGAAAGCTTTCTCACAAAAATATAGAAGAATTGCAAGCAGGGGCAAGAATTGAGATAAACGAAGAAAAGAAAAATCCATTGGATTTTGTTCTCTGGAAAGCTCAAAAGCCCGGTGAACCTGCATGGGATAGTCCCTGGGGAAAGGGAAGACCAGGATGGCATATAGAATGCTCTGTTATGTCTACGAAATATTTGGGGAAAACTTTAGATATCCACGCAGGAGGTCCTGATTTGGTATTCCCTCATCATGAGAACGAAATTGCTCAGAGCGAAGCAGCATATGGTCAACCGTTTTCCAAATATTGGATGCACATAGGGTATTTAAATATAAACAATGAAAAGATGTCAAAATCTAAAGGGAATTTCTTTACAGTAAGAGAAATAACAGAGAAATACAATCCTGAAGTTTTAAGACTTTTTATGCTTATGGCTCACTACAGAAGTCCCATTAATTTTAGTTTAGATTTAATGGAGCAGGCTAAGTCCGCTTATGAAAGATTGTTAAATGCGGTGGCCAATTTAAAACATTTGCTTACTGTGTGCAAAGACAGGGAATTAAACGAAGAAGAAAAGAGAATAAAGGAAAAGTTTGAAGAATATAAAAAGGAATTTGAAGATGCAATGGATGACGATTTTAACACTGCGGATGCCATATCGGTTTTGTTTGAAATGTCAAAAACTGCTAATACAAATATCAGTGGAAATTCTTCGAAGAAATTGGTAGAATATATTTTAGATATATTTTTAAAACTCTCAGAAATTTTAGGACTTTCTTACAGAGGCGTGGAGACTGAGCTCAATGATGAAGAAATACTTGCTTTAATAGAAGAAAGGCAAAAAGCAAGAAAAGAAAAGAATTGGAAGTTAGCTGATGAAATAAGAGATAGACTGAGAGAAAAAGGAATAATTTTGGAAGACACACCAGAGGGAGTAAGATGGAAAAGAGTATGA
- the rplL gene encoding 50S ribosomal protein L7/L12, with protein MNKEEILEAIKNMTVLELAELVKALEEEFGVSAAAPVAVAAAPAAGAPAAAPAEEKTEFDVILQEVGSDKIKVIKVVREVTGLGLKEAKDLVESAPKPVKEGVSKDEANQIKAKFEEVGAKVEIK; from the coding sequence ATGAACAAAGAGGAAATTTTGGAAGCCATAAAAAATATGACAGTTCTAGAATTAGCTGAATTGGTAAAAGCTTTAGAGGAGGAATTTGGCGTATCTGCGGCAGCTCCTGTAGCAGTTGCAGCAGCTCCAGCAGCTGGAGCACCAGCAGCAGCACCAGCTGAAGAAAAAACAGAATTTGATGTTATTTTACAAGAAGTAGGTAGCGACAAGATAAAAGTTATCAAGGTTGTGAGAGAAGTAACAGGCTTAGGACTAAAAGAAGCAAAAGATTTAGTAGAAAGTGCTCCAAAGCCAGTTAAAGAAGGAGTAAGCAAAGACGAAGCAAATCAAATCAAAGCAAAATTCGAAGAAGTTGGTGCAAAAGTAGAAATAAAATAA
- the rplA gene encoding 50S ribosomal protein L1 gives MKRGKKYLESLKLYDKTQQYSSDEAIDIVLKTAKANFDETIDLAVRLGVDPRHADQQVRGTVVLPHGTGKSVKVLVFAKGEKAKEAEAAGADYVGAEELVAKIQNENWFDYDVVVATPDMMGAVGRLGKILGPKGLMPNPKSGTVTFDLEKAIKEIKAGKIEYRVDKAGIIHVPIGKKSFGKEKLLENFRAVMDAIIKSKPAAAKGQYIKSLVLSSTMGPGVKVNPLKIF, from the coding sequence ATGAAACGTGGGAAAAAATATTTAGAGAGCTTAAAGTTATATGACAAAACACAGCAGTATTCCAGCGATGAAGCAATAGATATTGTTTTGAAAACTGCAAAGGCAAATTTTGACGAAACAATTGATTTAGCTGTAAGACTAGGTGTTGACCCAAGACATGCTGACCAACAGGTAAGAGGTACAGTAGTGCTTCCTCACGGAACAGGAAAAAGTGTGAAAGTATTAGTTTTTGCAAAAGGGGAAAAAGCTAAAGAAGCAGAAGCAGCAGGTGCTGATTATGTGGGAGCAGAAGAATTAGTTGCAAAAATTCAAAATGAAAATTGGTTTGATTATGATGTTGTAGTTGCAACTCCTGATATGATGGGAGCTGTAGGGAGATTAGGTAAAATATTAGGTCCAAAAGGATTAATGCCAAACCCTAAATCAGGTACTGTGACTTTTGATTTAGAAAAAGCTATTAAAGAAATTAAAGCTGGTAAGATTGAGTACAGGGTGGATAAAGCAGGTATAATTCACGTTCCTATAGGGAAAAAATCCTTTGGGAAAGAGAAGTTATTAGAAAACTTCAGAGCAGTTATGGATGCTATAATCAAGTCCAAACCAGCAGCCGCAAAAGGACAATACATCAAAAGTCTAGTGTTATCTTCTACAATGGGACCAGGTGTGAAGGTTAATCCTTTAAAGATTTTTTAA
- the tuf gene encoding elongation factor Tu, translated as MAKQKFERKKPHVNVGTIGHVDHGKTTLTAAITMVLSKAGMAEAKGYDEIDKAPEERARGITINTTHVEYETEKRHYAHVDCPGHADYVKNMITGAAQMDGAILVVSAADGPMPQTREHILLARQVGVPYIVVFLNKADMVDDPELIELVEMEVRELLNEYEFPGDDTPIVVGSALKALECGCGKRECEWCGKIWQLMDVVDEYIPTPERDIDKPFLMPVEDVFTITGRGTVATGRVERGKVKVGDEVEIIGLTTESRKTVVTGVEMFRKTLDEAQAGDNIGVLLRGVQRDEVERGQVLAKPGTIKPHTKFEAQVYVLTKEEGGRHTPFFNGYRPQFYFRTTDVTGVINLPDGVEMVMPGDHVTIKVELITPIAMEEGLKFAIREGGRTVGAGVVSAIIE; from the coding sequence ATGGCGAAGCAAAAATTTGAGAGGAAGAAGCCCCACGTAAACGTAGGGACGATAGGTCACGTAGACCATGGTAAGACGACGTTGACAGCAGCGATAACGATGGTATTATCGAAGGCAGGAATGGCAGAGGCGAAGGGATATGACGAGATAGACAAGGCGCCGGAGGAGAGAGCAAGGGGAATAACGATAAACACGACTCACGTAGAATATGAGACAGAGAAGAGGCACTATGCGCACGTAGACTGTCCAGGACATGCTGACTATGTAAAGAACATGATAACAGGGGCAGCACAGATGGACGGGGCGATATTAGTAGTATCAGCAGCAGACGGACCGATGCCACAGACGAGGGAACACATATTATTGGCGAGGCAGGTAGGAGTGCCATATATAGTAGTATTTTTAAACAAGGCAGACATGGTAGACGATCCAGAATTAATAGAATTAGTAGAGATGGAAGTAAGGGAATTATTGAATGAATATGAGTTTCCGGGGGATGACACACCGATAGTAGTAGGGTCAGCACTTAAGGCATTAGAGTGTGGATGTGGCAAGAGAGAGTGCGAATGGTGCGGGAAGATATGGCAGTTAATGGATGTAGTAGACGAATATATACCGACACCGGAGAGAGACATAGACAAGCCATTCTTAATGCCAGTAGAGGACGTATTTACGATAACAGGAAGAGGAACTGTTGCGACAGGGAGAGTAGAGAGAGGGAAGGTAAAGGTAGGAGACGAAGTAGAGATAATAGGATTGACGACGGAATCAAGGAAGACAGTAGTAACAGGGGTAGAGATGTTCAGGAAGACACTGGATGAGGCGCAAGCAGGAGACAACATAGGAGTATTATTAAGAGGAGTACAGAGGGACGAAGTAGAGAGAGGGCAAGTATTAGCGAAGCCAGGGACGATAAAGCCGCACACGAAATTTGAGGCACAAGTTTACGTATTGACGAAGGAAGAAGGAGGAAGGCACACACCATTTTTCAATGGATACAGGCCACAATTTTACTTTAGGACGACAGACGTTACAGGTGTAATAAACTTGCCGGATGGAGTAGAGATGGTGATGCCAGGTGACCACGTAACGATAAAAGTAGAGTTAATAACACCGATAGCGATGGAAGAAGGTTTGAAGTTTGCTATAAGAGAAGGCGGCCGTACAGTAGGTGCTGGCGTCGTGTCAGCTATCATAGAATAA
- the nusG gene encoding transcription termination/antitermination protein NusG gives MPEKENAKWYVVHTYSGYENKVKANLEKIVENRNLQHLIHQIIVPTEKVVEIKDGKKKTVERKIFPGYVLVKMVMTDDTWYVVRNTRGVTGFVGPGSKPVPLTEAEVRALGIKEIPTAVDLNVKDTVRVISGPFENFIGVVQEIYPERQKAKVLISMFGRETPVEFDLVQLQKI, from the coding sequence ATGCCAGAAAAAGAAAATGCAAAGTGGTATGTGGTTCATACCTATTCTGGATATGAAAACAAAGTTAAGGCTAATTTAGAGAAAATTGTAGAGAATAGGAATTTGCAGCATTTAATTCACCAAATCATCGTACCTACGGAAAAAGTTGTTGAGATTAAAGACGGTAAAAAGAAAACTGTCGAGAGAAAGATTTTCCCGGGTTACGTTTTGGTGAAAATGGTTATGACAGATGATACTTGGTACGTTGTGCGAAATACCAGGGGTGTTACAGGATTTGTAGGCCCTGGATCTAAACCTGTACCATTAACTGAAGCGGAAGTTAGAGCTTTAGGTATAAAAGAGATTCCAACTGCAGTTGACCTTAATGTAAAAGATACTGTCAGGGTTATTTCTGGGCCTTTTGAGAATTTTATTGGAGTAGTTCAAGAGATTTATCCAGAAAGACAAAAGGCGAAAGTTTTAATTTCCATGTTTGGGAGAGAGACACCGGTTGAATTTGACCTTGTACAACTTCAAAAAATATAA
- the sigH gene encoding RNA polymerase sporulation sigma factor SigH, with the protein MKSGAQQDYYQPYDQMEEEEVVFRAQKGDEIALEYLIERYKSFVKAKARAYFLVGADKEDIIQEGMIGLYKAIRDYKSDKLTSFKAFAELCVTRQIITAIKTATRQKHIPLNSYVSLNKPIFDEESDRTLMDVVSTQCIADPEELIISKEEYVNIESKMEELLSGLEWEVLVSYLDGKSYQEIAEDLNRHVKSVDNALQRVKRKLERYLEMRNS; encoded by the coding sequence GTGAAATCTGGGGCGCAGCAGGATTACTATCAACCATATGACCAAATGGAAGAGGAGGAGGTCGTTTTTAGAGCTCAAAAAGGAGACGAAATTGCTTTAGAGTACCTTATTGAAAGGTATAAAAGTTTTGTAAAAGCAAAAGCTCGCGCTTATTTTTTAGTAGGTGCCGATAAGGAAGATATTATTCAAGAAGGGATGATAGGCCTTTATAAAGCAATTCGAGATTACAAAAGTGACAAGCTCACCTCTTTCAAAGCTTTTGCGGAATTATGTGTGACTCGTCAAATTATTACTGCTATTAAAACCGCAACAAGGCAGAAGCACATACCCCTTAATTCTTATGTTTCCCTCAATAAGCCCATCTTTGATGAAGAATCTGATAGGACTCTTATGGACGTTGTTTCTACCCAATGCATTGCTGACCCTGAAGAGTTAATAATAAGCAAAGAGGAATACGTTAACATTGAGAGCAAGATGGAAGAATTGTTGAGTGGGTTAGAGTGGGAGGTCTTGGTATCATATTTAGATGGTAAGTCATATCAAGAAATTGCTGAAGATTTAAATAGGCATGTTAAATCCGTAGACAATGCTCTACAACGGGTAAAAAGAAAATTAGAAAGATATCTTGAAATGAGAAACAGCTAA
- the secE gene encoding preprotein translocase subunit SecE, with protein MAGEGRKIVKFFKDIRAEMKKVTWPSRKTVITYTEIVLIVVALFTVFIFLIDSVFSYLLKLIIKV; from the coding sequence ATGGCCGGTGAAGGAAGAAAAATTGTCAAGTTTTTCAAAGATATAAGGGCAGAAATGAAAAAGGTGACATGGCCAAGCAGAAAAACTGTGATAACTTATACTGAAATTGTATTAATAGTAGTAGCTCTTTTTACAGTATTCATTTTTTTGATTGACTCAGTTTTTAGTTATCTATTAAAGCTCATTATTAAAGTTTAA
- the cysE gene encoding serine O-acetyltransferase, which produces MFKTLKEDIQVIFERDPAAKSVLEVILCYPGLHAIILHRIAHYLYKKGLILIPRLISQFNRFLTGIEIHPGAKIGRRFFIDHGMGVVIGETTEIGDNVTIYQGVTLGGTGKEKGKRHPTIKNNVVIGSGAKVLGPIVVGENSKIGAGAVVLKDVPPNSTVVGVPARCVKKDNIRIASPYVVDLEHGKLPDPVEEELQKLRKRIERLEQILIERKGEKDEAV; this is translated from the coding sequence ATGTTTAAAACTTTAAAAGAAGACATCCAAGTTATTTTTGAAAGAGACCCTGCTGCCAAAAGTGTGCTGGAGGTTATATTATGTTATCCCGGGCTTCATGCCATAATACTACACAGAATTGCTCATTATTTATATAAAAAAGGGTTAATTTTAATCCCGCGGCTTATTTCACAGTTTAATAGATTTCTCACAGGGATTGAAATACATCCCGGTGCTAAGATAGGTAGGAGATTTTTTATCGATCATGGCATGGGAGTTGTAATTGGGGAGACTACAGAGATTGGTGATAATGTGACAATATATCAAGGGGTAACTTTAGGAGGTACAGGGAAAGAAAAAGGAAAAAGACATCCTACTATAAAAAATAATGTAGTTATAGGAAGTGGAGCTAAAGTATTAGGTCCTATTGTAGTGGGAGAAAATTCAAAAATAGGTGCAGGAGCAGTTGTATTAAAAGATGTACCACCTAATAGCACAGTAGTCGGAGTACCTGCTCGCTGTGTGAAAAAAGATAATATACGTATAGCTTCTCCGTATGTGGTAGATTTAGAGCATGGTAAACTTCCTGACCCTGTGGAAGAGGAATTGCAAAAATTGAGAAAGAGGATTGAGAGGTTAGAGCAAATTTTAATTGAAAGGAAGGGAGAGAAAGATGAAGCTGTATAA
- the rplK gene encoding 50S ribosomal protein L11 gives MAKKVAAVVKIQLPAGKATPAPPVGTALGPHGVNIMAFCKEFNERTAKDAGLIIPVVITIYADRSFSFITKTPPAAVLLKKAAGIESGSPQPNKQKVGKITREQLREIAEIKMKDLNASDIEAAMRMIAGTARSMGIEIV, from the coding sequence ATGGCAAAGAAAGTGGCAGCAGTTGTAAAAATACAGTTGCCAGCGGGAAAAGCTACTCCTGCGCCACCAGTAGGTACTGCTTTAGGACCTCACGGTGTTAATATAATGGCTTTTTGTAAAGAGTTCAATGAAAGGACAGCCAAAGACGCAGGGCTAATAATTCCTGTTGTTATTACAATATATGCAGACAGGTCATTTAGTTTTATAACTAAAACTCCACCAGCAGCTGTGCTACTCAAAAAGGCAGCTGGAATAGAGTCAGGTTCTCCGCAACCTAACAAACAAAAAGTAGGAAAAATTACAAGGGAGCAGCTTAGAGAAATTGCTGAAATCAAGATGAAAGACTTAAATGCTTCTGATATAGAGGCTGCTATGCGGATGATAGCAGGTACTGCAAGAAGCATGGGTATAGAGATTGTATAA